Proteins encoded in a region of the Zea mays cultivar B73 chromosome 2, Zm-B73-REFERENCE-NAM-5.0, whole genome shotgun sequence genome:
- the LOC103649028 gene encoding ras-related protein RABE1c, translated as MNNNISKIVYILSLKRIDFKIRTVELDGKRVKLQIWDTAGQERFRTITTAYYRGAMGILLVYDVTDESSFNNIRNWIRNIEQHASDNVNKILVGNKADMDESKRAVPTSRGQALADEYGIKFFETSAKTNLNVEQVFFSIARDIKQRLAESDSKPEDRTISINRPEGGEASASQKSACCGS; from the exons atgaataat AATATTTCTAAAATAGTTTATATTTTATCTTTAAAAAGGATTGACTTCAAAATAAGAACAGTTGAGCTTGATGGTAAGCGCGTAAAATTACAGATATGGGATACTGCTGGTCAAGAGCGGTTTCGAACTATTACAACCG CCTACTACAGGGGTGCAATGGGAATTTTGCTTGTCTATGATGTTACTGATGAGTCATCTTTCAATA ATATAAGAAACTGGATTAGGAACATAGAGCAACATGCTTCCGACAATGTGAATAAAATTTTGGTAGGCAACAAAGCTGACATGGATGAAAGCAAACGG GCTGTGCCAACTTCAAGAGGGCAGGCTCTTGCTGATGAGTATGGCATCAAATTTTTTGAAACG AGTGCGAAGACGAACCTGAATGTGGAGCAGGTTTTCTTCTCCATAGCAAGAGATATCAAGCAAAGGCTTGCTGAATCTg attcaAAGCCAGAG GATCGCACGATCAGTATTAACAGACCTGAGGGTGGTGAGGCTTCAGCGTCACAAAAATCAGCTTGCTGCGGATCGTGA